From Sphingobium sp. RAC03, a single genomic window includes:
- a CDS encoding serine hydrolase translates to MASNDNRGGVARLVLLVMALSACVSAPDPRPAQAAASAPQTSRPATNSWPIRQAPNPPLPYRAVSQNDAPSPTLVSAIRNLGQGFRGKVGIAVRRIDADWTVAWNGTALFPQQSVSKFWVALTFLDAVDRGKLRLTDTTTITKNDLTLFHQPSAAMVKAGGWTTSYSDLMRRAMTQSDNTANDTLLRAVGGPDAVRSYLARRMIKDVRFGPGERLLQATTAGLDWRQDYSIGRNFYTARSRLPMAARVKALDNYLANPPDGAAPTAIVGALAKLKQGDMLSAESTRLLLTVMAEAKTGPQRIKGGVPLGWSYLHKTGTGQDLAPRSTGYNDIGIMTAPDGTSYAVAVLIGSTTVSIPERWALMQGVAKAVAANHQR, encoded by the coding sequence ATGGCATCGAATGACAACCGGGGCGGGGTCGCGCGCCTGGTCCTCTTGGTTATGGCCCTGTCGGCCTGTGTGAGCGCGCCTGATCCGCGCCCGGCCCAGGCGGCGGCGAGCGCGCCGCAGACATCGCGCCCGGCGACCAATAGCTGGCCGATCCGCCAGGCGCCCAATCCACCGCTGCCCTATCGCGCGGTCAGCCAGAATGATGCGCCATCGCCGACCCTGGTCAGCGCGATCCGCAATCTGGGCCAGGGATTCCGCGGCAAGGTCGGCATCGCGGTTCGCCGGATCGATGCCGACTGGACCGTCGCCTGGAACGGCACCGCCCTGTTCCCGCAGCAGAGCGTATCGAAATTCTGGGTGGCGCTGACGTTTCTGGACGCGGTGGACCGGGGCAAGCTGCGCCTGACCGATACGACCACGATTACGAAAAACGACCTGACCCTGTTCCATCAACCCTCGGCCGCGATGGTGAAGGCGGGCGGTTGGACCACCAGCTATTCCGACCTGATGCGCCGGGCGATGACGCAGAGCGACAATACCGCCAACGACACGCTGTTGCGCGCGGTAGGCGGGCCGGACGCGGTGCGCAGCTATCTGGCGCGGCGGATGATCAAGGATGTTCGCTTCGGCCCTGGCGAGCGGCTGTTGCAGGCGACGACGGCGGGCCTCGACTGGCGGCAGGATTATTCGATCGGGCGCAATTTCTACACCGCGCGATCACGGCTGCCGATGGCGGCGCGGGTCAAGGCGCTCGACAATTATCTCGCCAATCCGCCGGACGGCGCGGCCCCCACCGCGATCGTCGGCGCGCTGGCGAAGCTCAAGCAAGGCGACATGCTGTCGGCCGAATCCACCCGCTTGTTGCTGACCGTCATGGCCGAAGCGAAGACCGGGCCGCAGCGGATCAAGGGCGGAGTGCCGCTGGGCTGGTCCTATCTGCACAAGACCGGGACAGGCCAAGATCTCGCCCCGCGCTCGACCGGCTATAACGACATCGGCATCATGACCGCGCCCGATGGCACCAGCTATGCGGTGGCCGTGCTGATCGGATCGACCACCGTGTCGATCCCCGAACGCTGGGCGTTGATGCAGGGCGTGGCGAAGGCGGTGGCGGCAAACCATCAGCGCTGA
- a CDS encoding IS110 family transposase — protein sequence MMSNQYVAVDVSKAALDIALPGANGVWRRTNSVAGIAALRRRLATLEHPHIVCEATGRYGRLLARQMGAAGIAMSIVNPRQVRDFARASGQLAKTDALDAGIILRFADAMQPARTPPTPENQARLAEQVRRRRQLVGMLVTEKQRLSGLDDAETLASIREHIAFLQGQIGQCDARITAEIEADATLARKAMLLESIPGIGATTAAVLIAELPELGIADKKQIAALAGIAPMNRDSGQWRGQAHITGGRLSVRCALYMATLPAIRFNPTIRDFYQHLRAGGKAPKVAITAAMRKLLIIANAIVQQDKPWANLA from the coding sequence ATGATGTCGAACCAATATGTTGCCGTCGATGTATCTAAGGCGGCACTCGATATTGCCTTACCGGGGGCTAACGGGGTTTGGCGCCGTACCAATTCGGTGGCGGGGATCGCGGCTTTAAGAAGGCGGCTCGCGACCCTTGAACATCCCCATATCGTCTGCGAGGCAACGGGCCGCTATGGCCGGTTGCTCGCTCGCCAGATGGGAGCGGCGGGGATCGCCATGAGCATCGTCAATCCCAGGCAAGTGCGGGATTTTGCTAGAGCGAGCGGTCAACTCGCCAAAACCGATGCGCTTGACGCTGGCATCATCCTACGCTTCGCTGACGCCATGCAGCCCGCCAGAACACCGCCAACACCTGAAAATCAGGCTCGCCTTGCCGAGCAAGTGCGCAGAAGGCGGCAACTGGTCGGTATGCTGGTTACCGAAAAGCAGCGTCTGTCCGGCCTCGATGACGCCGAAACGCTGGCTTCGATCCGCGAGCACATTGCCTTCCTGCAAGGACAAATCGGCCAGTGCGATGCGCGCATAACGGCTGAAATCGAGGCTGATGCCACGCTCGCGCGCAAAGCTATGCTGCTGGAGTCTATTCCAGGCATCGGCGCCACGACAGCGGCAGTGCTGATCGCCGAACTCCCCGAACTTGGTATCGCTGACAAAAAGCAGATCGCAGCCCTTGCCGGCATCGCTCCCATGAACCGTGACAGCGGCCAGTGGCGCGGTCAGGCGCATATTACCGGCGGCCGACTCTCGGTCAGATGCGCGCTCTACATGGCAACATTACCCGCCATCCGCTTCAATCCAACCATCCGCGACTTCTACCAGCACCTCCGCGCGGGAGGCAAAGCGCCCAAAGTCGCCATCACCGCCGCCATGCGAAAACTCCTCATTATCGCAAACGCCATCGTCCAGCAGGATAAACCATGGGCCAATCTCGCTTGA
- a CDS encoding HupE/UreJ family protein encodes MRSAIRPLPIPLGMRRVALLLLGLMLACIGQALLAHGVNENDRAFIEGASGVNIIPYMYLGAKHMVTGYDHLLFLAGVIFFLYRLKQVGTYVTLFAIGHSTTLLLGVILDLRANPFLIDAIIGLSVVYKAIDNLDGFRTWFGISPNPKAAVLIFGFFHGFGLATKLQDLTLSKDGMIPNLLAFNIGVEIGQFIALTFILLAMTFWRRTDTFRRSAVLANAALMTAGFVLVGFQLTGYLIEKGLT; translated from the coding sequence ATGCGCAGCGCGATCCGCCCTTTGCCCATCCCCCTCGGTATGCGGCGGGTCGCGCTGCTGCTGCTGGGGCTCATGCTGGCCTGCATCGGTCAGGCGCTCTTGGCCCATGGCGTAAACGAGAATGACCGCGCCTTCATCGAAGGCGCATCGGGGGTCAACATCATCCCCTATATGTATCTGGGCGCCAAACATATGGTGACCGGCTATGATCATCTGCTCTTCCTCGCCGGGGTCATCTTCTTCCTCTATCGGTTGAAGCAGGTCGGCACCTACGTCACCCTGTTTGCGATCGGCCACAGCACCACCTTGTTGCTCGGCGTCATCCTCGACCTGCGCGCCAATCCCTTCCTGATCGACGCGATCATCGGCCTGTCGGTGGTCTATAAGGCGATCGACAATCTCGACGGCTTCCGCACCTGGTTCGGCATATCGCCCAATCCCAAGGCGGCGGTGCTGATCTTCGGCTTCTTCCACGGCTTTGGCCTCGCGACCAAGCTGCAGGATCTCACCCTGTCGAAAGACGGGATGATCCCCAATCTCCTCGCCTTCAACATCGGCGTCGAAATCGGCCAGTTCATCGCGCTCACCTTCATCCTGCTCGCCATGACCTTCTGGCGCAGGACCGATACTTTCCGCCGCAGCGCGGTCCTCGCCAATGCGGCGCTGATGACCGCGGGCTTCGTCCTCGTCGGCTTTCAGTTGACCGGCTATCTGATCGAAAAGGGCCTGACATGA
- a CDS encoding DUF4198 domain-containing protein gives MKLPRILAVTVAGSALLAMAAPLSAHGIWFAQRATQIALIYGVGADDLDAVKRLPLIKTVTGYDADWAPVTTSLRTAGPIPVVDSEEPIAAVAAIMDYGLWSKTPDGKWHNKGRDEVPTASLAEHNWKYAVHLTKVPTSPVPLFEGHKLQIVPVDPAIPQKMGEPMKVRAYYEGKPIAGATIMSDYVNDPDEVAVKTGADGTATITLRNQGLNVLMGIYVGPADDKAKVDHVEYRSSLSFVLPHLPE, from the coding sequence ATGAAACTGCCACGCATCCTTGCTGTCACCGTCGCCGGATCGGCGCTTCTGGCCATGGCCGCCCCCTTGAGCGCGCATGGCATCTGGTTCGCCCAGCGCGCGACGCAGATCGCCCTCATCTATGGCGTCGGCGCTGACGATCTCGACGCGGTCAAGCGCCTGCCGCTCATCAAGACCGTCACCGGCTATGATGCCGACTGGGCACCCGTCACCACCAGCCTGCGCACCGCCGGGCCGATCCCCGTGGTGGATAGCGAAGAGCCGATCGCGGCGGTCGCGGCGATCATGGACTATGGCCTGTGGAGCAAGACCCCCGACGGCAAATGGCATAATAAGGGCCGCGACGAAGTGCCCACCGCCAGCCTTGCCGAGCATAATTGGAAATATGCCGTCCATCTGACCAAGGTGCCGACCAGCCCCGTGCCCCTGTTCGAAGGGCATAAGCTCCAGATCGTCCCCGTCGATCCCGCCATCCCGCAGAAGATGGGCGAGCCGATGAAAGTGCGGGCCTATTATGAAGGCAAGCCGATCGCGGGCGCGACCATCATGTCCGACTATGTCAACGATCCCGACGAAGTCGCGGTCAAGACCGGCGCGGACGGCACCGCCACCATCACGCTGCGCAACCAGGGGCTGAACGTGTTGATGGGCATCTATGTCGGGCCAGCCGACGACAAGGCGAAGGTCGACCATGTCGAATATCGCTCGTCGCTGTCCTTCGTGCTGCCGCATCTGCCCGAATAA
- a CDS encoding HU family DNA-binding protein has product MNNSDLIDTVATAHDLSKADAKKIIDGVISAIVDAAAKGEEISLNGFGKFKVKESAAREGRNPATGETIQIAASKKLGFTAAKAVKDKLNG; this is encoded by the coding sequence ATGAATAACAGTGACCTGATCGACACCGTCGCCACCGCCCACGACCTTTCGAAGGCGGACGCCAAGAAGATCATCGACGGCGTGATCTCGGCGATCGTCGACGCGGCGGCCAAGGGCGAAGAAATCTCGCTCAACGGTTTCGGCAAGTTCAAGGTCAAGGAAAGCGCCGCACGCGAGGGCCGCAACCCCGCCACTGGCGAGACGATCCAGATCGCCGCGTCCAAGAAGCTGGGCTTCACCGCTGCCAAGGCGGTCAAGGACAAGCTGAACGGCTGA
- a CDS encoding nitroreductase family protein has protein sequence MDSDPRAVTRPVDPLFLDRWSPRAFDASALPQADLDTLLDAARWAPSAFNYQPWRFLYAHRDSADWARFLGLLLPFNQSWVQHASVLTFILSDSLSSAPGSQETKPSHSHSFDAGAAWALLALQATRMGYHTHAMTGVDFDAARRELAVPDRFRIEAAVAIGRMGDKVILPEALQAREAPSGRNPIDSFAFAGNFVA, from the coding sequence ATGGACTCTGACCCCCGCGCCGTCACCCGGCCCGTCGACCCCCTGTTCCTCGACCGCTGGTCGCCCCGCGCCTTCGACGCGTCGGCCCTGCCGCAGGCGGATCTCGACACCTTGCTCGACGCGGCCCGCTGGGCACCGTCGGCCTTCAACTATCAGCCTTGGCGCTTCCTCTACGCCCATCGCGACAGTGCCGACTGGGCGCGGTTCCTTGGTCTGCTGCTGCCGTTCAACCAAAGCTGGGTGCAACATGCCTCGGTCCTGACCTTCATCCTGTCCGACAGCCTCTCGTCGGCCCCCGGCTCGCAGGAAACCAAGCCCTCACACAGCCATAGTTTCGACGCAGGCGCCGCCTGGGCGCTGCTCGCGCTGCAGGCGACACGGATGGGCTATCACACCCACGCCATGACGGGCGTCGATTTCGACGCCGCCCGCCGCGAACTCGCGGTGCCGGACCGTTTCCGTATCGAAGCTGCCGTCGCCATCGGGCGCATGGGCGACAAGGTGATATTGCCTGAAGCCCTGCAGGCGCGCGAAGCCCCAAGCGGCCGCAATCCGATCGACAGCTTCGCCTTTGCCGGCAATTTCGTCGCCTAA
- a CDS encoding cation:proton antiporter — protein sequence MTITETFLLALALVMGLPWLVWRVLRTDNWAPLVVVQIVAGVLLGPGVLGVALPQVHDFLFPPGVIAALNGIAWWAVMIFVWLAGIELDLHQAWVARRETWTTAGLALVTPLVLGALAAALILTQPGWIGAKGQHWQALLGMGMACAVTALPILVLLMDRLTILRQPLGQRVLRYASLDDIAIWGVLALILLDWARVERQAGFLLLFPFVAWGLRAVMRRIGGRDRLYLGMLSLALLGFAADWAGLHFMVGAFLAGAILDKQWFDEAQMDMLRDHMLLTVMPVFFLSTGLRTQWDMGGFEVIGGALLLLAAAVVGKLAGVALAGRILGWPKGEAGVIGWLLQTKALIMIIFANILLDRQIITGTSFTALLLMAIGSTMLTMPMARRGLAKLVQR from the coding sequence ATGACGATCACGGAGACTTTTCTGCTCGCGCTGGCGCTTGTCATGGGGTTGCCCTGGCTGGTGTGGCGCGTGCTGCGCACCGACAATTGGGCGCCGCTGGTGGTGGTGCAGATCGTTGCGGGCGTGCTGCTTGGCCCCGGCGTGCTGGGCGTCGCGCTGCCGCAAGTGCATGATTTCCTGTTTCCGCCCGGCGTCATCGCCGCGCTCAACGGCATCGCCTGGTGGGCGGTGATGATCTTCGTCTGGCTGGCGGGGATCGAACTGGACTTGCACCAGGCCTGGGTCGCGCGGCGCGAGACATGGACGACGGCGGGATTGGCGTTGGTCACGCCGCTGGTGCTGGGGGCGCTGGCCGCCGCGCTGATCCTGACGCAGCCGGGCTGGATCGGCGCGAAGGGGCAGCATTGGCAGGCTTTGCTGGGGATGGGGATGGCCTGCGCGGTGACCGCCCTGCCCATATTGGTTTTGCTGATGGATCGGCTCACCATCCTGCGCCAGCCGCTGGGGCAACGGGTGCTGCGCTATGCCAGCCTGGACGATATCGCCATCTGGGGCGTGCTGGCGCTGATCCTGCTCGATTGGGCGCGGGTCGAGCGGCAGGCGGGATTCCTGCTGCTGTTCCCGTTCGTCGCCTGGGGGTTGCGCGCGGTGATGCGGCGAATCGGCGGGCGCGACCGGCTGTATCTGGGGATGCTGTCGCTCGCGCTATTGGGCTTTGCCGCCGATTGGGCCGGGCTGCATTTCATGGTGGGGGCGTTCCTGGCGGGCGCGATTTTGGACAAGCAATGGTTCGACGAAGCGCAGATGGATATGCTGCGCGATCATATGTTGTTGACGGTGATGCCGGTCTTTTTCCTGAGCACAGGCCTGCGCACCCAATGGGATATGGGCGGGTTCGAGGTGATCGGCGGCGCATTGCTGCTGTTGGCCGCTGCCGTGGTCGGCAAGCTGGCCGGGGTGGCACTGGCCGGGCGAATCCTGGGCTGGCCCAAGGGCGAGGCCGGGGTGATCGGCTGGCTGCTGCAAACCAAGGCGCTGATCATGATCATCTTCGCCAATATCCTGCTCGATCGGCAGATCATCACCGGGACCAGCTTTACCGCGCTGCTGCTGATGGCGATCGGCAGCACCATGCTGACCATGCCCATGGCGCGCCGGGGCCTGGCGAAATTGGTGCAGCGATAA
- a CDS encoding IS110 family transposase produces the protein MSNSLPQTIGIDISKATLDCYVHPIGIERQFPNTTKGHKTLIAWAGQWEVERIAYEATGIYHRALEVALGHMPCVKLNPERARRFAQATGTLAKTDRIDARLLARMAVTLKPPVRPARSPQQNQLAELVNARDGLVRDRTALKNREKNLTVTLLKRQCSQRLEQIARHIAALDAEIAAVIAADEKLVRRHHILTSIAGLGTLTANQIIATMPELGSLDNKQAASLAGLAPVARQSGQWKGKSFIRGGRANVRQALYMPALVAARFNPNLKAKYQQLIAAGKPAKIAITAIMRKLIVTANALLRADRLWTTACA, from the coding sequence ATGAGCAACTCTCTACCACAAACCATCGGCATCGACATCTCCAAAGCGACGTTGGACTGCTATGTCCATCCCATCGGGATCGAGCGCCAGTTCCCCAACACCACCAAGGGCCACAAGACCCTGATCGCATGGGCCGGGCAATGGGAGGTCGAGCGGATCGCCTATGAGGCTACCGGCATCTACCACCGCGCGCTGGAGGTCGCGCTCGGCCATATGCCCTGCGTCAAGCTCAACCCGGAACGGGCAAGGCGCTTCGCTCAGGCGACAGGCACGCTCGCCAAGACCGATCGCATCGACGCCAGGCTGCTCGCACGGATGGCGGTGACGCTGAAACCCCCGGTCAGGCCCGCCCGAAGCCCGCAGCAGAACCAACTGGCCGAACTCGTCAACGCCCGCGATGGTCTGGTGCGTGATCGCACCGCGCTCAAAAACCGCGAAAAGAACCTCACCGTCACGCTGCTTAAGCGCCAGTGCAGCCAACGGCTCGAACAGATCGCTCGCCACATCGCTGCGCTCGACGCTGAAATCGCGGCCGTCATTGCCGCAGATGAAAAGCTCGTCCGGCGCCACCACATTCTCACCAGCATCGCTGGCCTCGGCACACTCACCGCCAACCAGATCATCGCCACCATGCCCGAACTCGGATCGCTCGATAACAAGCAGGCTGCCTCGCTCGCCGGACTTGCCCCGGTCGCGCGCCAGTCCGGCCAATGGAAAGGCAAAAGCTTCATCCGCGGCGGTAGGGCCAATGTCCGACAGGCTCTCTACATGCCTGCTCTGGTCGCCGCCCGATTCAATCCAAACCTCAAGGCCAAATACCAGCAGCTCATCGCTGCCGGAAAACCCGCCAAAATCGCCATCACAGCCATCATGCGAAAGCTCATCGTCACCGCAAATGCGCTACTCAGGGCAGATCGTCTCTGGACCACAGCATGCGCTTGA